The Bradyrhizobium ottawaense genome window below encodes:
- a CDS encoding polysaccharide biosynthesis/export family protein produces the protein MPVARAFRWSILAASLAASAALTLGGCMQTAGPVAVMQPRADLDSMAYGQPYSAPQPVVVADGGGAIGALRNSFASSPAPMPVGYAAPMRYDASYHLDAGDKLRVVVYGQEGLTNSYAIDAGGSITMPLIGAVPARGRTTAGLAGEIAARLRNGYIREPSVAVEIEAYRPFFILGEVTAPGQYPYVPNMTVESAVAIAGGFSPRAKRDVVTITHTENGGSMRAVVPLGTPLNPGDTVFVGERWF, from the coding sequence CTGACCCTTGGCGGCTGCATGCAGACCGCCGGCCCCGTCGCGGTGATGCAGCCGCGCGCCGATCTCGATTCCATGGCCTATGGCCAGCCCTACAGTGCGCCGCAGCCGGTTGTCGTCGCTGATGGCGGCGGCGCCATCGGCGCGCTGCGTAATTCCTTTGCCTCTTCGCCCGCACCGATGCCGGTCGGCTACGCCGCGCCGATGCGCTATGACGCTTCCTACCATCTCGACGCCGGCGACAAGCTCCGCGTCGTGGTCTACGGCCAGGAAGGTCTCACCAACAGCTATGCCATCGACGCCGGCGGATCCATCACCATGCCGCTGATCGGTGCAGTGCCGGCCCGCGGCCGCACCACGGCGGGCCTTGCCGGCGAGATCGCCGCGCGTCTGCGCAACGGTTACATCCGCGAGCCCTCGGTCGCGGTCGAGATCGAGGCCTATCGCCCGTTCTTCATTCTCGGCGAAGTCACGGCGCCCGGCCAATATCCTTACGTGCCGAACATGACGGTCGAGAGTGCGGTCGCAATCGCCGGCGGTTTCTCGCCCCGCGCCAAGCGCGACGTGGTCACCATCACGCACACCGAGAACGGCGGCTCCATGCGCGCCGTGGTGCCGCTCGGCACCCCCTTGAACCCCGGCGACACCGTGTTCGTCGGCGAGCGCTGGTTCTAG
- a CDS encoding dienelactone hydrolase family protein, with protein MGHDIKLTASDNFQFGAYRADPGGTPKGAVVVIQEIFGVNHHIRSVCDRLAGEGYVAIAPSIFDRTTPGFQSGYSPDEIAEARKFVASPDWAAMLRDTQAAIDAVKSVGPVGIIGFCLGGSIAFVAATRLSGLKAAIGYYGGAVVRFADETPKAPTQLHFGEKDAGIPLTDVETIKSKRPDVEVFVYPGAQHGFHCDERASYDKASADIAWPRSMDFFAKHLK; from the coding sequence GTGGGACACGACATCAAGCTGACGGCCTCCGACAATTTCCAGTTTGGCGCCTATCGCGCCGATCCCGGTGGTACGCCGAAGGGCGCGGTGGTGGTGATCCAGGAGATCTTTGGCGTCAATCACCACATCCGCTCGGTCTGCGACCGCCTCGCCGGGGAAGGCTATGTGGCGATCGCGCCGTCGATCTTCGACCGCACCACGCCGGGCTTCCAGTCGGGCTATTCGCCCGATGAGATCGCCGAAGCCCGCAAGTTCGTCGCCAGCCCCGATTGGGCGGCGATGCTGCGCGACACCCAGGCCGCGATCGATGCGGTGAAGAGCGTGGGTCCGGTGGGCATCATCGGCTTTTGCCTGGGGGGCAGCATCGCCTTTGTCGCGGCGACGCGGCTGTCGGGACTGAAGGCTGCGATCGGCTATTACGGCGGCGCGGTCGTGCGCTTCGCAGACGAGACGCCGAAGGCGCCGACGCAACTGCATTTCGGCGAGAAGGATGCGGGCATCCCCCTGACCGACGTCGAGACCATCAAGTCGAAGCGGCCGGACGTGGAGGTGTTCGTCTATCCGGGCGCCCAGCACGGCTTCCATTGCGACGAGCGCGCGAGCTACGACAAGGCCAGCGCCGACATCGCCTGGCCGCGCAGCATGGACTTTTTCGCGAAGCATTTGAAATAG